A region of Arabidopsis thaliana chromosome 5, partial sequence DNA encodes the following proteins:
- the VIM3 gene encoding Zinc finger (C3HC4-type RING finger) family protein (VARIANT IN METHYLATION 3 (VIM3); CONTAINS InterPro DOMAIN/s: Zinc finger, RING-type, conserved site (InterPro:IPR017907), Zinc finger, PHD-type, conserved site (InterPro:IPR019786), Zinc finger, RING-type (InterPro:IPR001841), Zinc finger, PHD-type (InterPro:IPR001965), SRA-YDG (InterPro:IPR003105), Zinc finger, C3HC4 RING-type (InterPro:IPR018957), Zinc finger, FYVE/PHD-type (InterPro:IPR011011); BEST Arabidopsis thaliana protein match is: Zinc finger (C3HC4-type RING finger) family protein (TAIR:AT1G66040.1); Has 6556 Blast hits to 5308 proteins in 497 species: Archae - 0; Bacteria - 14; Metazoa - 4783; Fungi - 431; Plants - 899; Viruses - 19; Other Eukaryotes - 410 (source: NCBI BLink).), which yields MAIETQLPCDGDGVCMRCQVNPPSEETLTCGTCVTPWHVPCLLPESLASSTGEWECPDCSGVVVPSAAPGTGNARPESSGSVLVAAIRAIQADETLTEAEKAKKRQKLMSGGGDDGVDEEEKKKLEIFCSICIQLPERPITTPCGHNFCLKCFEKWAVGQGKLTCMICRSKIPRHVAKNPRINLALVSAIRLANVTKCSVEATAAKVHHIIRNQDRPEKAFTTERAVKTGKANAASGKFFVTIPRDHFGPIPAENDVTRKQGVLVGESWEDRQECRQWGAHFPHIAGIAGQSAVGAQSVALSGGYDDDEDHGEWFLYTGSGGRDLSGNKRINKKQSSDQAFKNMNESLRLSCKMGYPVRVVRSWKEKRSAYAPAEGVRYDGVYRIEKCWSNVGVQGSFKVCRYLFVRCDNEPAPWTSDEHGDRPRPLPNVPELETAADLFVRKESPSWDFDEAEGRWKWMKSPPVSRMALDPEERKKNKRAKNTMKARLLKEFSCQICREVLSLPVTTPCAHNFCKACLEAKFAGITQLRERSNGGRKLRAKKNIMTCPCCTTDLSEFLQNPQVNREMMEIIENFKKSEEEADASISEEEEEESEPPTKKIKMDNNSVGGSGTSLSA from the exons ATGGCGATTGAAACTCAGCTTCCTTGCGACGGTGACGGTGTGTGTATGCGGTGTCAGGTGAATCCTCCGTCAGAAGAGACTCTCACTTGTGGCACGTGCGTCACTCCATGGCACGTGCCGTGTCTCCTCCCCGAATCACTCGCTTCTTCCACTGGAGAGTGGGAGTGTCCCGATTGCTCCGGCGTTGTCGTTCCCTCCGCCGCTCCGGGTACCGGAAACGCTCGACCTGAATCTTCCGGTTCAGTTCTCGTTGCTGCGATCCGTGCGATTCAGGCTGATGAGACTTTAACCGAAGCTGAGAAAGCCAAAAAAAGGCAGAAACTGATGAGTGGGGGTGGTGACGATGGTgtcgatgaagaagagaagaagaagttagaaatCTTTTGTTCTATTTGCATTCAATTGCCAGAAAGACCTATCACG ACACCGTGTGGGCACAATTTCTGTTTGAAATGTTTCGAGAAATGGGCAGTAGGTCAAGGGAAGCTAACTTGTATGATATGCCGAAGCAAAATTCCGAGACATGTGGCAAAAAATCCTCGCATCAACTTAGCTCTAGTTTCTGCTATTCGTTTAGCAAATGTTACCAAATGTTCTGTTGAGGCAACTGCAGCCAAGGTTCATCATATTATCCGCAACCAAGACCGTCCTGAGAAAGCATTTACTACCGAGCGGGCAGTAAAAACTGGGAAAGCTAATGCTGCTAGCGGTAAGTTTTTTGTGACAATACCTCGTGATCATTTTGGTCCCATACCAGCTGAGAATGATGTCACTAGAAAGCAAGGTGTTTTGGTTGGAGAATCTTGGGAGGACAGGCAAGAGTGTAGGCAGTGGGGAGCTCATTTCCCGCATATTGCTGGCATTGCCGGGCAATCAGCGGTTGGAGCTCAGTCTGTGGCCCTCTCTGGAGGTTATGACGATGATGAGGATCATGGTGAATGGTTTCTCTACACAggaag TGGTGGAAGGGATCTCAgtggaaacaaaagaattaacAAGAAACAGTCGTCTGACCAGGCGTTTAAAAACATGAATGAATCTCTAAGACTTAGTTGCAAAATGGGCTATCCTGTCCGAGTTGTCAG GTCTTGGAAGGAGAAGCGTTCTGCATATGCCCCTGCTGAAGGTGTGAGATATGATGGGGTCTATCGAATTGAGAAGTGCTGGAGTAATGTTGGAGTACAG GGTTCTTTTAAGGTCTGTCGTTACCTGTTTGTTAGATGTGACAATGAGCCAGCTCCATGGACCAg TGATGAGCATGGCGATCGTCCAAGACCGTTGCCTAATGTTCCGGAGCTTGAGACTGCTGCTGACCTGTTTGTGAGAAAGGAGAGTCCATCATGGGATTTCGAT GAAGCTGAGGGTCGTTGGAAATGGATGAAGTCTCCTCCTGTTAGCAGAATGGCTTTGGATCCtgaggagaggaagaagaataagagagCAAAAAATACTATGAAGGCCAGACTTCTGAAAG AATTTAGTTGCCAAATCTGTCGGGAAGTGCTGAGTCTTCCAGTGACGACGCCTTGTGCACACAACTTCTGCAAAGCATGCTTAGAAGCGAAGTTTGCTGGGATAACTCaactgagagagagaagcaatgGCGGACGTAAACTACGTGCAAAGAAGAACATCATGACCTGCCCTTGCTGCACGACGGATCTCTCCGAGTTTCTCCAAAACCCGCAG GTGAACAGAGAGATGATGGAGATAATAGAGAATTTTAAGAAGAGTGAGGAAGAGGCTGATGCATCcatttctgaagaagaagaagaagaatccgaACCTCCAACTAAGAAGATTAAGATGGATAACAACTCTGTTGGTGGTAGTGGTACAAGTCTCTCAGCTTAA
- a CDS encoding Galactose oxidase/kelch repeat superfamily protein (Galactose oxidase/kelch repeat superfamily protein; FUNCTIONS IN: molecular_function unknown; LOCATED IN: chloroplast; EXPRESSED IN: shoot, cauline leaf, leaf, stamen; EXPRESSED DURING: LP.04 four leaves visible, petal differentiation and expansion stage, LP.08 eight leaves visible; CONTAINS InterPro DOMAIN/s: F-box domain, cyclin-like (InterPro:IPR001810), Galactose oxidase/kelch, beta-propeller (InterPro:IPR011043), Kelch repeat type 1 (InterPro:IPR006652), Kelch related (InterPro:IPR013089), Kelch-type beta propeller (InterPro:IPR015915); BEST Arabidopsis thaliana protein match is: Galactose oxidase/kelch repeat superfamily protein (TAIR:AT4G39756.1); Has 3031 Blast hits to 2577 proteins in 170 species: Archae - 8; Bacteria - 187; Metazoa - 1514; Fungi - 7; Plants - 1159; Viruses - 28; Other Eukaryotes - 128 (source: NCBI BLink).) encodes MLLPFPATMISEVEQPKEKRSLSSEPPSLMSLPYEIIENILARISKWSYPNLSLVSKSFLSLLSSPQLYKTRSEIGTTEPCLYFCLESANHSSPQWYTLWMKPDETLTGTGTIHDYSLIPLPSSSPVLRTSTVAVGSEIYVIGGHFNRSSSVRIFDCRSNTWRDGPNMTVARSDPVAVLIDQRIYVLGGREMDESDDWFEVFDIKTQTWRALPSFRAGLELRRYIVWPNRYFPRLGDSQTAVRLINVNPNALEGKLYVAAQINDYTYEPKDDTWKVVSKSSIRRVKVWCVIENVMYACHDVFLRWYDYEDRRWREIQGLEELCYHPTRGFSGAERIVNYGGKLVVMWRPVQSDGKDKIEIWCAQIALEKRSKDEIWGKIEWINSVLTVPKLCDLCYSCVVVSI; translated from the coding sequence ATGCTTCTACCATTTCCGGCGACCATGATCTCCGAAGTTGAACaaccaaaagagaagagaagtttGAGTTCTGAGCCACCGTCGTTGATGTCACTCCCATACGAAATCATAGAGAACATTCTTGCACGTATCTCTAAATGGAGTTATCctaatctctctctcgtcTCCAAAagtttcctttctcttctctcttccccGCAACTATACAAGACGCGATCTGAAATCGGAACCACCGAGCCATGCCTCTATTTCTGCTTGGAATCAGCTAACCATTCATCTCCACAGTGGTACACTCTTTGGATGAAACCTGATGAAACCCTCACCGGTACCGGTACTATACATGACTATTCGTTGATTCCGCTACCTTCGTCTTCACCAGTACTTCGTACATCCACGGTAGCGGTTGGTTCGGAAATCTACGTAATCGGTGGACACTTCAACCGCTCTTCCTCAGTTCGGATATTTGATTGTCGGAGTAACACGTGGCGTGACGGTCCTAACATGACGGTAGCTCGATCGGATCCAGTCGCGGTTCTCATCGACCAGAGAATATACGTCTTGGGAGGTCGCGAGATGGACGAGTCTGACGATTGGTTTGAGGTGTTCGACATCAAGACTCAGACTTGGAGAGCCTTGCCTAGTTTTAGGGCTGGCCTTGAGTTACGCCGCTACATTGTGTGGCCCAACAGATACTTTCCGCGTCTTGGTGATAGTCAAACTGCAGTCAGATTAATTAACGTCAACCCCAATGCTTTGGAAGGAAAGCTTTACGTAGCGGCACAGATAAATGACTACACTTACGAGCCCAAAGATGATACATGGAAAGTTGTAAGCAAATCAAGTATAAGAAGAGTAAAGGTTTGGTGTGTGATAGAGAATGTAATGTACGCTTGCCATGACGTCTTTCTGAGGTGGTATGATTACGAGGATAGACGGTGGAGAGAGATCCAGGGTTTGGAAGAATTGTGTTACCACCCTACGAGGGGTTTCAGTGGGGCGGAAAGAATAGTTAACTATGGTGGGAAACTTGTAGTTATGTGGCGTCCGGTGCAAAGCGACGGAAAagataaaattgaaatttggtgtGCTCAGATTGCGTTAGAGAAGCGCAGTAAAGATGAGATCTGGGGTAAGATAGAGTGGATTAATTCTGTGCTTACGGTCCCCAAGTTGTGTGACTTGTGCTACAGTTGTGTGGTTGTTTCGATTTGA
- a CDS encoding uncharacterized protein (FUNCTIONS IN: molecular_function unknown; INVOLVED IN: biological_process unknown; LOCATED IN: cytosol, nucleus; EXPRESSED IN: 25 plant structures; EXPRESSED DURING: 14 growth stages; BEST Arabidopsis thaliana protein match is: glycine-rich protein (TAIR:AT3G29075.1); Has 30201 Blast hits to 17322 proteins in 780 species: Archae - 12; Bacteria - 1396; Metazoa - 17338; Fungi - 3422; Plants - 5037; Viruses - 0; Other Eukaryotes - 2996 (source: NCBI BLink).): MRLVILSHLVSMMISNTRDLNLLRSMSLLLTVMKLLTQSTVAILDPSHDPHFDPIQVVVVMFKVKDQILVMDLNPVMGGNRNLSTDLAMVDKRRWSMVGDLSRVMDLVMVEGRRLNRSMDLVVVEELRLSMVGDLNQGLDLVMVGDRSLSMSVSLAMEGLRNKKKVIGSLAMEDLRNKRKEVTGNLVMGGLMIRWRVTLSLAMEDLRNRRREVTGSLVMGGLRNRKRGVTGSSLAMAVAMTMMMMSSVGTVLVLVMMRKGAMAARNMVAMTLMRMRRRRSTVTSITTRSVVTKTMSKLNPLCARECNENVCLLSLKNLLNKELSHIPFYIISSDVGVVFV, encoded by the exons ATGAGACTTGTTATCCTCTCTCATCTGGTGTCGATGATGATTTCGAATACGAGAGACCTGAATTTACTCAGATCCATGAGCCTTCTGCTTACGGTGATGAAGCTCTTAACACAGAGTACAGTAGCTATTCTCGACCCAAGCCACGACCCGCATTTCGACCCGATTCAGGTGGTGGTGGTCATGTTCAAGGTGAAAGACCAAATCCTGGTTATGGATCTGAATCCGGTTATGGGAGGAAACCGGAATCTGAGTACGGATCTGGCTATGGTGGACAAACGGAGGTGGAGTATGGTCGGAGACCTGAGCAGAGTTATGGATCTGGTTATGGTGGAAGGACGGAGACTGAATCGGAGTATGGatctggtggtggtggaagaaCTGAGGTTGAGTATGGTAGGAGACCTGAATCAGGGCTTGGATCTGGTTATGGTGGGAGATCGGAGTCTGAGTATGAGCGTAAGCCTAGCTATGGAAGGTCtgaggaacaagaagaag GTTATAGGAAGCCTAGCTATGGAAGATCTGAGGAACAAGAGGAAGGAAGTTACAGGAAACCTAGTTATGGGAGGTCTGATGATCAGGTGGAGAGTTACATTAAGCCTAGCTATGGAAGATCTGAGGAACAGGAGGAGGGAAGTTACAGGAAGCCTAGTTATGGGAGGTCTGAGGAACAGGAAGAGGGGAGTTACAGGAAGCAGCCTAGCTATGGCCGTGGcaatgacgatgatgatgatgagcaGCGTAGGAACCGTTCTGGTTCtggtgatgatgaggaagGGAGCTATGGCCGCAAGAAATAT GGTGGCAATGACTCTGATGAGgatgaggagaagaagaagcaccGTCACAAGCATCACCACCAGAAGCGTCGTGACGAAGACGATGAGTAAACTAAACCCTCTCTGTGCTAGAGAGTGTAATGAGAATGTGTGTTTGCTTAGCCTCAAAAATCTACTAAATAAAGAGCTAAGTCACATACCTTTCTACATAATATCTTCCGACGTTGgtgttgtgtttgtttga
- a CDS encoding Peroxidase superfamily protein (Peroxidase superfamily protein; FUNCTIONS IN: peroxidase activity, heme binding; INVOLVED IN: defense response to fungus, N-terminal protein myristoylation; LOCATED IN: endomembrane system; EXPRESSED IN: 17 plant structures; EXPRESSED DURING: 12 growth stages; CONTAINS InterPro DOMAIN/s: Haem peroxidase (InterPro:IPR010255), Plant peroxidase (InterPro:IPR000823), Haem peroxidase, plant/fungal/bacterial (InterPro:IPR002016); BEST Arabidopsis thaliana protein match is: Peroxidase superfamily protein (TAIR:AT5G64120.1); Has 3879 Blast hits to 3855 proteins in 171 species: Archae - 0; Bacteria - 0; Metazoa - 1; Fungi - 13; Plants - 3857; Viruses - 0; Other Eukaryotes - 8 (source: NCBI BLink).), which translates to MGLVRSFALVIVFLSCLIAVYGQGTRIGFYSTTCPNAETIVRTTVASHFGSDPKVAPGLLRMHNHDCFVQGCDGSVLLSGPNSERTAGANVNLHGFEVIDDAKRQLEAACPGVVSCADILALAARDSVSLTNGQSWQVPTGRRDGRVSLASNVNNLPSPSDSLAIQQRKFSAFRLNTRDLVTLVGGGHTIGTAACGFITNRIFNSSGNTADPTMDQTFVPQLQRLCPQNGDGSARVDLDTGSGNTFDTSYFINLSRNRGILQSDHVLWTSPATRSIVQEFMAPRGNFNVQFARSMVKMSNIGVKTGTNGEIRRVCSAVN; encoded by the exons atgggcTTGGTCCGATCATTTGCTTTGGTCATAGTCTTCCTTAGTTGTCTCATCGCCGTTTATGGCCAAGGTACGAGGATCGGGTTCTACTCGACTACGTGCCCTAATGCCGAGACAATTGTTCGGACCACTGTGGCATCTCACTTTGGTTCAGATCCAAAGGTTGCACCCGGGTTACTGAGAATGCACAACCATGATTGCTTTGTCCAAGGTTGTGATGGTTCGGTGCTTTTATCGGGACCTAACTCTGAAAGAACCGCTGGCGCAAACGTTAACCTCCATGGTTTTGAGGTCATTGACGATGCCAAGAGGCAGCTCGAGGCAGCATGTCCTGGTGTTGTCTCTTGTGCTGATATCTTGGCCTTAGCGGCTCGTGATTCGGTTTCTCTc ACAAACGGACAAAGTTGGCAAGTTCCAACAGGACGTAGAGATGGAAGAGTTTCCTTGGCATCGAACGTTAACAATCTTCCTTCTCCAAGTGACTCTCTAGCCATTCAACAAAGGAAATTCTCCGCTTTTCGCCTCAACACTCGCGATCTCGTCACTCTTGTTG GAGGAGGACACACGATCGGAACAGCTGCATGTGGGTTTATCACGAACAGGATATTCAACTCGAGCGGAAACACAGCAGATCCAACAATGGACCAAACATTTGTACCACAACTTCAAAGACTTTGTCCCCAAAACGGCGACGGATCAGCACGTGTTGATCTTGACACCGGAAGTGGAAACACTTTTGACACATCTTATTTCATCAATCTCAGCCGTAACAGAGGAATTCTTCAATCCGATCACGTTCTTTGGACTAGTCCGGCCACAAGATCCATAGTGCAAGAGTTTATGGCACCTAGAGGCAACTTCAATGTCCAGTTCGCAAGGTCAATGGTTAAAATGAGTAATATTGGTGTGAAGACGGGGACAAATGGAGAAATTCGTAGGGTTTGCTCTGCGGTTAATTAA
- a CDS encoding Peroxidase superfamily protein (Peroxidase superfamily protein; FUNCTIONS IN: peroxidase activity, heme binding; INVOLVED IN: defense response to fungus; LOCATED IN: endomembrane system; EXPRESSED IN: 17 plant structures; EXPRESSED DURING: 12 growth stages; CONTAINS InterPro DOMAIN/s: Haem peroxidase (InterPro:IPR010255), Plant peroxidase (InterPro:IPR000823), Haem peroxidase, plant/fungal/bacterial (InterPro:IPR002016); BEST Arabidopsis thaliana protein match is: Peroxidase superfamily protein (TAIR:AT5G64120.1); Has 3598 Blast hits to 3589 proteins in 146 species: Archae - 0; Bacteria - 0; Metazoa - 1; Fungi - 6; Plants - 3589; Viruses - 0; Other Eukaryotes - 2 (source: NCBI BLink).) yields the protein MGLVRSFALVIVFLSCLIAVYGQGTRIGFYSTTCPNAETIVRTTVASHFGSDPKVAPGLLRMHNHDCFVQGCDGSVLLSGPNSERTAGANVNLHGFEVIDDAKRQLEAACPGVVSCADILALAARDSVSLTNGQSWQVPTGRRDGRVSLASNVNNLPSPSDSLAIQQRKFSAFRLNTRDLVTLVGMRTHDRNSCMWVYHEQDIQLERKHSRSNNGPNICTTTSKTLSPKRRRISTC from the exons atgggcTTGGTCCGATCATTTGCTTTGGTCATAGTCTTCCTTAGTTGTCTCATCGCCGTTTATGGCCAAGGTACGAGGATCGGGTTCTACTCGACTACGTGCCCTAATGCCGAGACAATTGTTCGGACCACTGTGGCATCTCACTTTGGTTCAGATCCAAAGGTTGCACCCGGGTTACTGAGAATGCACAACCATGATTGCTTTGTCCAAGGTTGTGATGGTTCGGTGCTTTTATCGGGACCTAACTCTGAAAGAACCGCTGGCGCAAACGTTAACCTCCATGGTTTTGAGGTCATTGACGATGCCAAGAGGCAGCTCGAGGCAGCATGTCCTGGTGTTGTCTCTTGTGCTGATATCTTGGCCTTAGCGGCTCGTGATTCGGTTTCTCTc ACAAACGGACAAAGTTGGCAAGTTCCAACAGGACGTAGAGATGGAAGAGTTTCCTTGGCATCGAACGTTAACAATCTTCCTTCTCCAAGTGACTCTCTAGCCATTCAACAAAGGAAATTCTCCGCTTTTCGCCTCAACACTCGCGATCTCGTCACTCTTGTTGGTAT GAGGACACACGATCGGAACAGCTGCATGTGGGTTTATCACGAACAGGATATTCAACTCGAGCGGAAACACAGCAGATCCAACAATGGACCAAACATTTGTACCACAACTTCAAAGACTTTGTCCCCAAAACGGCGACGGATCAGCACGTGTTGA
- a CDS encoding TLD-domain containing nucleolar protein (TLD-domain containing nucleolar protein; FUNCTIONS IN: molecular_function unknown; INVOLVED IN: N-terminal protein myristoylation; LOCATED IN: cellular_component unknown; EXPRESSED IN: 24 plant structures; EXPRESSED DURING: 15 growth stages; CONTAINS InterPro DOMAIN/s: TLDc (InterPro:IPR006571); Has 191 Blast hits to 191 proteins in 77 species: Archae - 0; Bacteria - 0; Metazoa - 80; Fungi - 11; Plants - 49; Viruses - 0; Other Eukaryotes - 51 (source: NCBI BLink).), translated as MGASSSTDDKESSEKREIESLAASTGALPLLKRSFSKLVDSQTNTVPFQSLKQSFGLSYDTITTEGEQKVSDLFPKLLEHLGSSLVDLFFVPDKEGLSWVEFASGYVKCCGRMSNSMSFNTLLRVYYVTAKNAGFSPKLEFESDEADCKINGSISVSELLVFLWMCWTMSWDGRSSKAAEMKGCLFLPDISHLILSAVVSCTDSESGNSLDVWETDVSGLELELPIGKFLTWALMTVPCLTECLSHFCNSRLQNVTSAEDGSGPSKSTAVDDSASKTSENTLLTCGRAWAISLTSKSTISEEILSSCFPGNSGEPNEHLLYRSYYHGKGMNRLWSNVEGYHAPILVIISASCKVEHEATSSERKWVIGAILQQGFENRDAFYGSSGNLFSISPVFHAFSSSGKEKNFAYSHLHPAGGVYDAHPKPVGIGFGGTLGNERIFIDEDFAKITVRHHAVDKTYQSGSLFPNQGYLPVEALVLDIEAWGLGGNKAREIQQKYQKREELFTNQRRKIDLKTFTNWEDSPEKMMMDMMGNPNAPRKEER; from the exons ATGGGTGCTTCATCTTCTACAGACGACAAAGAATCATCGGAGAAACGAGAAATCGAAAGCCTTGCTGCTTCAACCGGAGCTCTTCCTCTGCTTAAACGATCCTTCTCCAAACTCGTCGATTCTCAAACCAATACTGTTCCTTTTCAATCCTTGAAG CAAAGTTTTGGTTTGAGCTACGATACAATTACTACTGAAGGAGAGCAAAAAGTTTCAGACTTGTTTCCCAAATTGTTGGagcatttaggatcatctttAGTAGATTTGTTCTTCGTGCCTGATAAAGAAGGATTGAGTTGGGTTGAGTTTGCTAGTGGTTATGTCAAATGTTGTGGAAGAATGTCGAATTCGATGTCTTTCAACACTTTGTTGAGAGTTTACTATGTGACAGCTAAAAATGCAGGCTTTTCTCCAAAGCTTGAGTTTGAATCTGATGAAGCTGATTGTAAGATTAACGGGTCGATTTCGGTTAGTGAATTGCTTGTGTTTCTTTGGATGTGTTGGACAATGTCTTGGGATGGTCGAAGCTCTAAAGCTGCTGAAATGAAAGGGTGTTTGTTTCTTCCGGATATTAGTCATTTGATTCTATCAGCAGTGGTGTCTTGCACTGATTCTGAATCTGGAAATAGTTTGGATGTTTGGGAGACTGATGTTTCTGGTTTAGAACTTGAACTTCCTATCGGGAAATTCTTAACGTGGGCTTTGATGACAGTTCCTTGCCTCACTGAGTGCCTTTCTCACTTTTGTAACTCGAGGCTTCAAAATGTGACAAGTGCAGAg GATGGATCTGGACCTTCAAAGTCCACTGCTGTAGATGATTCTGCGTCCAAGACAAGCGAAAACACCCTTCTAACATGTGGAAGGGCATGGGCGATTTCTTTGACGAGCAAAAGTACAATAAGCGAGGAGATTTTGAGCTCATGTTTTCCCGGCAATAGCGGTGAACCAAATGAACATCTTCTATACCG CTCATATTATCACGGGAAAGGCATGAATCGACTGTGGTCCAACGTTGAAGGGTATCATGCTCCTATACTAGTGATAATTTCTGCAAGTTGTAAAGTCGAACATGAGGCTACTTCAAGCGAGAGGAAGTGGGTCATTGGTGCAATCTTGCAGCAAGGTTTTGAGAACAGAGATGCATTTTATGGAAGCTCTGGGAACTTGTTCTCCATAAGTCCAGTCTTTCACGCATTCTCATCTTCTG GTAAGGAGAAAAACTTTGCGTATAGCCATCTGCACCCTGCTGGCGGAGTGTACGACGCACATCCCAAGCCTGTTGGAATTGGATTCGGGGGAACACTTGGAAATGAGAGAATTTTCATTGATGAAGACTTTGCTAAAATCACAGTCCGTCATCATGCAGTTGATAAAACTTACCAGTCAGGCTCTCTTTTCCCAAACCAG GGTTATTTACCAGTAGAGGCTTTGGTTCTAGATATTGAAGCATGGGGGTTAGGTGGAAACAAGGCTAGGgaaattcaacaaaaataccagaaaagagaagagcttTTCACTAACCAACGTCgaaag ATCGACTTGAAAACGTTTACGAACTGGGAAGATTCACctgagaaaatgatgatggaTATGATGGGTAATCCTAATGCTCCTAGAAAGGAAGAGAGGTAA
- a CDS encoding 39S ribosomal protein (CONTAINS InterPro DOMAIN/s: Ribosomal protein L53, mitochondrial (InterPro:IPR019716); Has 50 Blast hits to 50 proteins in 19 species: Archae - 0; Bacteria - 0; Metazoa - 6; Fungi - 0; Plants - 42; Viruses - 0; Other Eukaryotes - 2 (source: NCBI BLink).) — MLKFLSKVRIEFNTLDPRLASCVEFLAQCNARKAKESNPNCQVLVKRRTDEQPPQITVTFVNGVEEAFDAAATSAQSIRKMILDKGQYLETEQMFREAGEQWPVIIPDEELLQEAPGVKPRKAEDKK; from the exons ATGTTGAAGTTTCTATCAAAAGTAAGAATTGAGTTCAACACATTAGATCCAAGACTTGCGTCTTGTGTTGAATTCTTAGCTCAATGCAATGCAAGGAAGGCCAAAGAATCGAATCCCAATTGTCAGGTTTTGGTGAAACGTAGAACCGATGAGCAGCCGCCGCAGATCACTGTCACTTTTGTTAATGGTGTTGAGGAAGCTTTTGATGCAGCTGCAACCTCGGCTCAGTCGATTAGAAAGATGATTCTTGATAAAGGTCAGTATCTTGAGACAGAGCAAATGTTTCGTGAAGCTGGAGAACAATGGCCTGTGATTATCCCTGATGAAGAACTTCTCCAAGAGGCTCCTGGTGTTAAG CCGAGAAAAGCAGAAGACAAGAAGTGA